GGCGTCGCCACCTGTCGAGCGCCGCGGCCAACCCGTCCCGCGGGGTCACTCCGTCGAGATCGAACCAGCGCACGATCTCGTCATCGGTCAGCCCGTGGGCGACCTCGATGTCCTCCGCGCGCCACGGCCGCAGCGTCAACTCCCCATCGCTCAACGTCGGCTGCGGCGGCACACCAGTCACACCCCGAACGCTACCCGCCCCCTCCGACCGACCGCCGGTCGGGGGAAAAAGGTTTCGGCCGGGACTCAATGTTTCGGTGGGGACAGCGCGTCGAGGGGAGTACGAAGTTGTGTTCATATCCTTGAGGGGGATTTGCCGATGTTCAAGAAGTCTTTGGCTGGAATGGTGTTGGTCACCGCGCTCGGGGTGCCGGCGGTCGCGCAGGCTGCGACCGGGTCGGCGGCGACGGTATCGAAGGTCGAGCTGGCCTGGGACAGCGCCCGGGTGAAGGTCACCTGGAGCGAGTCCGCCGCCGTCGCCAACACGATCACCGTCACGCGGGCCGGGCAGCCGGCCAAGGTGCTGGGTACGACGACGGCGACCGGGGCGAACCTGTTGTCGGTGGACCCGGCAGCGATCGGGGTGAGCAGCGACCCGGCGTCCGCGGCTGTCATCACGGTCACCGACAGCGCCGGCGGGGAAGCGAAGTCGGCCGCGTTCGACACCTACTTCCGCACACCGGCCTTCACCGAGACGTGGATGAACAGTCGCGAGCTGTTGTGGAGTGTCCCGGGCGATTCGGCAAAGGACGGTACGCCGAACGATCCGCTCGACATGCCGGGCCCGATCCACATCACGCCGATCATGAAGTTCGCCGGCTGCACGGTGAAGAGCCAACCGAGTACGACGGAGCTGCGCGGCACCATTCCGAACCAGGGCCGGCCGTTCAACCTGACCTTGCAGGCCGCCAACGAGTGGGGCCGGGACAACTACTACCGCAAGCAGGTGCGGACCTCCGCGGTCACCCTGTCCGCACCGGCGAGTACCCGGTTCGGCGCGGCGGCCGTGCTGTCCGGCAAGGTCGCGGTCCGGCACATCGTCGAGAGCGGAAGCACCTGCGTCGAGGCTGACGACCCGGATCGCGCCCGGATCCAGGTGAGCCTGCAGGGCCGCAACTCGGCCACCAGTCCGTGGTACCTGGTGAGCCCGGGCAACACGGATGCCCAAGGCAACTACAAGGTGACGCTCACCACCCCGGGTGCCCGCGAGTACCGGGTCTGGGTCAACGAGAACAGCCTGGCCGGCACCACCCAGTACGCCAGTGTCAGCGCGTCCAGGACCGTGCGGGCGACGACCGCGCTGATGTCGGCGAAGTTCATCACCCCGACCATCACCTACGGCGCCAAGCCGCAGGCCTACATCTGGGTCAATCCGGCCGGCACGCAGCAGGCGGCGTTGCAGTTCCTGAACGCGAGTGGCACCTGGCAAGGCGTCACGACCAAGGTGCTGTCGTCCGGCAAGGGGCTGGTGACCTTCCCCTGGAACCGCCGTGGAGTGGCTTCGTTCCGCTGGTGGGTCGGCGGGAGCACCCACAACGGACTCCAGGTCGATCCGATCTACACGGGGCCTTTCGGCCTGACGGTCAACTGACCTCCGGCTGAACCAAGGCTGGGCGGCGCTGCCTCAGGCAACGCCGCCCAGCCTTCGTGCCGCGGATCGACAAGTTTGCGCAACTTCCCGCCCTCACCGTGCATCGAGAGGGATATGAACCGACTGAGGACTGGCCCCGCGAGGGTGAAAGGGACGATTGCTGTCGGCTGCGGGCTGGTGTTGCTCGCAGGGTGGCAGAGCTCGCCGGCAGTTGCCGCTGAGACCGCGGTGAGCGGCGTCGACCTCGCCTGGACCGACACGACCCATACGAAGATCCGGATCACGTGGACCGAGACCACCCCGGTAGCCAACTCGCTGCGCCTCGACCCGGGGGACGGATCCGAGCCACTGCCACTCGGCTCGGTCCCGGCGAGCGCACCGAACGAACTACTGGTCGACACCAGCCACCTCGGCTCCACTTCCTCTTCAGCCATCTCCAAGATCGTGGTGACGGATCCGTCCGGCGGCGAGGCGAGCTCACCGGGCTTCGACCGCTTCGTGCCTGGTGTCTCCGATCCTGAGCTGACCGTGATGGCCGATGGCCGGGTGCGTTGGTCGGTGCCCGCCGCGACGGGGCAGGACACCACGCCGCGCGATCCGCTGGATCTGGACGAGCCCGCGCGCTACACGTTGACCTTGCGGCTGAACGAGCTACCCCACACGGTGATGAACTGCGGCGAGGTGACGTTACCCAGTACCACCGAACCGACCGGCATCATCGCGAACAGGAACAAGCCGTACGACCTGTTCGTCGACACCGCCAACGAGTGGGCTCCGAACGGACTCCACGGCGGCCTCGGCGGCTACGGGCACGTTTCGACGACGGCGCTGACCCTGAGCGCGCCCGGTTCGTCGGCGTACGGCGTACCGATCAGTCTGACCGGCACGCTCTCAGGTCGGTACATCTATGAGACCGGCAGGCCGCCTGCCTGCGCTGAGACGAGCAGCGCCATCGGCAGTGGAGAACTGGTCACCTTGCAGGGCCGCAACTCGGGCACTTCCCCCTGGTACGTCATCGGCAGCACCCATACGGTTGCCGGAGGCAAGTACACCTTCACGCTGCCCAACCCCGGCGCCCGGGACTACCGCACCGTCGTCGCGAACCAGTCCGGCTCGGCGACGGCCACCTACGGCAGCACTTCAGCGTCGAAGCTGGTCAGGGCGACAACCCGGGTGATGTCGGCGAAATTCATCACGCCAACGATCACCTACGGCACCAGGCCCCAGGCGTACCTCTGGGTGAACCCGGCCGGCACCCAACGGGCAGCCCTCCAGTTCAAGACCGCCACCGGCGCCTGGCAGGGCGTCGCCTACAAGACCTTGTACGCCGGCAAAGGCCTCCTCCAGTTCCCCTGGAACCGGCGCGGCACCACGCAGTTCCGCTGGTACATCCCCGCCAGCACCCACAACGGGCTCCCGGTGGATCCGATCTACACGGGGGCGTTCAGCCTGACCGTGCGGTGAGGTCAGGTGCTACGGGGTGTGGCGGAGCCAGAGGGTGGCTAGCGGGGGGACCGAGATTTCGGCGCTGCTGGGCATGCCGTGCCAGCCCGGGCCGTTGGCCTCGACGCCGCCGAAGTTGCCTACGCCGGAGCCTCCGTAGTCGGCTGCGTCGGAGTTCACCAGTTCCTGCCAGTGGCCCTCGGAGGGCAGGCCGAGGCGGTAGCCGTGGTGGGGGACCGCCGAGAAGTTGGTGACGCAGGCGAGCGTCGGCTCGCCTGCGTCGCCGTACCGGACGAAGGAGAAGACGTTGTTGCCGGCGTCGTTCGCGTCGATCCAGGAGAAGCGGTCGGACGCGTGGTCGGTCGACCAGAGCGCCTTCGTGTCGCGGTAGCTGCCGTTCAGGTCCTTGACCAGTTGCTGAAGGCCCCGGTGGTCGGAGTGGTCGAGCAGCCACCAGTCGAGTTCGCCCTTCTCGGACCACTCGGATTCCTGGCCGAACTCGCACCCCATGAACAGCAGTTGCTTGCCGGGATGGGCCCACTGCATCGCCAGGAACGCGCGCACGTTGGCGAGTTGCTGCCACCGGTCGCCCGGCATCTTGCGCAGCAGCGAGCCCTTGCCGTGCACCACCTCGTCGTGCGAGATCGGCAGCACGAAGTTCTCGGAGTACGCGTACATCATCGAGAACGTCATCTCGCTGTGGTGGTACTGCCGGTAGATCGGCTCGTGCTCCAGGTAGCGCAGCGAGTCGTTCATCCAGCCCATGTTCCACTTGAACCCGAAGCCGAGACCGCCGAGATGGGTCGCGCGGGTGACGCCCGGCCACGAGGTCGACTCCTCGGCGACGGTGATCACGCCGGGAACGCGCTTGTAGAGGGTCGCGTTCATCTCCTGCAGGAACGACACCGCTTCGAGGTTCTCGCGGCCGCCGTACTGGTTCGGCACCCACTGGCCCTCTTCGCGGGAGTAGTCCAGGTAGAGCATCGAGGCGACCGCGTCGACGCGCAGCCCGTCGATGTGGAACTCCTCGGCCCAGTAGACCGCGTTCGCGACCAGGAAGTTCCGCACCTGGGGGCGACCGAAGTCGAACACCAGCGTGCCCCAGTCGGGCTGCTCGCCACGCCGCGGATCCGGGTGCTCGTACAGCGGCGTGCCGTCGAAACGTGCCAGGGCCCAGGCGTCCTTGGGGAA
The window above is part of the Kribbella voronezhensis genome. Proteins encoded here:
- the glgB gene encoding 1,4-alpha-glucan branching protein GlgB; this encodes MDSSERDTEVSEVAGAPISEPMSEPEHVIPAVADAPAEPVGLVAVPVERQILERLVSGTYHDPHQVLGPHLGKSGVTLRALRPFAQSVTAVFDDQRVELVHEFDGVWVGVLEVDKVPDYRLEVTYTDGPAVELDDPYRYLPSLGEMDLHLIGEGRHEQLWTVLGAHVRRYDGPTGSVTGTSFAVWAPNAQGIRLTADFNFWDGRAHPMRTMGSSGVWELFVPGVGPGTRYKFDICGRDGVWRQKADPMANLAETPPANASVVHESTYEWQDSAWIDRRAASQAYAEPMSVYEVHLGSWRKGRSYRELADELVAYVTEMGFTHVELMPVMEHPFGGSWGYQVTSYFAPTSRFGNPDDFRFLVDSLHQAGIGVIVDWVPAHFPKDAWALARFDGTPLYEHPDPRRGEQPDWGTLVFDFGRPQVRNFLVANAVYWAEEFHIDGLRVDAVASMLYLDYSREEGQWVPNQYGGRENLEAVSFLQEMNATLYKRVPGVITVAEESTSWPGVTRATHLGGLGFGFKWNMGWMNDSLRYLEHEPIYRQYHHSEMTFSMMYAYSENFVLPISHDEVVHGKGSLLRKMPGDRWQQLANVRAFLAMQWAHPGKQLLFMGCEFGQESEWSEKGELDWWLLDHSDHRGLQQLVKDLNGSYRDTKALWSTDHASDRFSWIDANDAGNNVFSFVRYGDAGEPTLACVTNFSAVPHHGYRLGLPSEGHWQELVNSDAADYGGSGVGNFGGVEANGPGWHGMPSSAEISVPPLATLWLRHTP